AAGTTAACGACCTGCTGAGATCAATTCCCGCTTCCTCTAACATCTCGCGCTGTACACAGGCAAATGGCGTCTCATTCGGCTGAATCTTCCCGCCCAGCCCGTTCCAAAGCCCCTGGTTGGGTGGACGGTTCCGGTAGAGCATCAGAACGAGATCGCCCCGATAACAGAAGCAGATCGTGTACGAGAGCGTCATCATACCCGCTCCTCCAGCGAACGCTGCTCCCTCAGCAGCGCAGCCGCTCGCAGCGCCGCTTCAATCGGCTTGACATAGCCGGTGCAGCGGCAAATACTGCCCGCAAAGCCCGCGCGCACCTCCTCTTCGGTTGGATCAGGATTTTCTTGCAGCAGCGCGTAGGCGCGAATGATAAAGCCAGGCGTGCAATAGCCGCACTGCGCCGCGCCAGCCTCGGCAAAGGCTTCCTGAATCGGATGAAGCTTCGCGCCGTTCGCCAGCCCCTCCACCGTCACCACCTCTACGCCGTCAGCCTGAGCCGCCAGCATACAGCAGGCGTTGATCGCCGCGCCATTGAATATGACACCACAGGCGGAGCAATCCCCCGTCCCACAGACCAGCTTTGGCCCCTTGATATTGTGATGCTGAAGCGCCTCCAGCAGCGTTTCCCCTGGCTGAACGCGCCAGCTTTGCGCTCGCCCGTTGACGGTTAGCGTCATGTCGAGCGCCGTATCATTCTCAGGCATGATGCCACTCCTCTGGCTGAGGCGCGCGTCCGGCTGCCTGGCGCAGTGCCCGCAGCGCAGCGACGCCGCTCATCCTGCGCCGATAATCGGCGGATGCGCGATGATCGCTGATGGGCCGCGCCGCTTCCACTGCAAATGACGCCGCCTGCTGAAAGACCGCTTCAGAGGGCTGCTGGCCCTCCAACGCCGCTTCAGCCGCGCTGGCCCGTATAGGCGTCGGGGCCACCGCGCCAAGCATTACGCGCGCCTGCACAATGATTCCATCGCGCACGACCAGTGTAACAGTAGCGTTCACCATCGCAATATCGTCAGAGACGCGCCCAATCTTATAAAAGCCGCCGCGCATGGCAGCGTCAGGTTGGGGAATCTGAAACTCCGTGATGATCTCCCCAGGTTGGCGGATGCTGCGGGCCGGGCCGGTAAAAAACTCGCTCAGCGGCACAATGCGCCTGCCCTGCGGCCCCGCCAGAACGACCAGCGCGTCCAGCGCCAGCAGCGGCGGCGGCGTATCAGCCGAAGGCAGCGCCGAAGCTGTGTTTCCGCCAAGCGTCGCCATATTGCGAATATTGGGCGAAGCACAGACCGCCGCGCTGCGCGCCAGAATACCAGACGCCAGCCCCTGGATCAGCGGGGAGCGCGCTACCTGGCGCATCGTCGCGCACGCGCCGATCACTATCATGCTCGTACTGGGATCATCTTCCAGGCCAGAGATAAAAGCCAGGCCCAGATCGCGCAGGTCCACCACCTCACGCACGCCAACCATATAGCGCGGATTCACCAGCAGATCGGTCCCACCAGCAATCACCGTCCGGCCCGCGTCCGGTTCGCTCAGCAGGCTGATCGCCTCGTCAATATGTTTGGGGCGATGATACGCCCGAATCTTTAACATACCAGGACGCTCCGAGAATATCTTATGCAGATGCTCCCAATAAATACAGCAAGGCTTCCAGCGCGCCACCCGCAATCGCCCGCGACTTATCTGAAATGCTAAAGCAATGTTCGCGCCGCGCGCGGGGGTCTATATCGCCAACTTTCATGCCCTGGCGAACCACCAGCCCATCATGCGCCAGGCCACGCAGCACGCCGCCAATCTGAGCATACATCGGCGTCCCGCCAACGGTAGCGATGACCTCGCCCGCCTTCACCACATCAGCAATAGCGTGCTGGGCCATCAATGAGCCATTAGCTGGCGCGCGCAGCAGCCGTTCCGACGTAAAGCCAGCAATATCGCCAGGGACGCCGGTATCTGGCTCAGCGCAGCCGCTCAGATAGACGCGCCCCAGGTTATGGCCGCGATTCGTTTCAATCACGGCATGCGTGTCAACTCCGGCCTCAAATCCTGGCCCCAGCGCCAGTGTCACCTGAGCATCGGTAAGCTGCATGCCGATATTACGCTTGGCAAGCCTCGCATCAATGAGCGCCGTTGGGTGCAGCGCCCGCAGCAGCGCCCCATCCTGGTCAATCAACACCGGCATTTGGCCCCGCGCCAGCGCCGCGCGCGCGCCATCCAGGCTATCCACGCGCACGCCAGTAAGCCCCTCGATCTCGATGGAGCCGGTATAGACCGCTTCAGCAAACGCCACCGTGCGCCGCAGCGCCAACGGTTGTGGCAATTCGGTTGCCACCACCGCAAAGCCAGCGCGGCTCAAACGATGGATGGTTCCGCTGGCAAGATCGCCAGCGCCTTTGACGCCCACCAGCATATGCCGAAACACGGTCATCTCCAACCGCTCAGGCGCATGGCCTGCGTAATGCGCTGCCCAGCCTCGCATACCGCCCGAATAAACTCAGCCTGGCGTGGGTGGCAGCGTTCGCTCGGCCCACCTACCGAAACGGCGGCAGTAACAGCGCCCGTTTGATCGAAGATCGGCGCGGCTACCGCTTCCACTCCCACCTCTAACTCTCCGCAAGAGACCGCATAGCCCCGCGCGCGCACCTGGCGCAGTTCTTCGAGAAGCCGACGCGGATCAGTAATCGTCTGCCCGGTATAACGCTTCAGAGACATCTCCGAGAGCAAGTCTCGCAGACGGCCCTCCCACTGATACGCCAGCAGTGCTTTCCCAGTTGAAACAGCATGGGCCGGAAGGTGCTGGCCGGGTACATTCACTTCGCGCACAAAATAATAAGAATCTTCGGTATCAATGATAACAACATCCAGGTGTTCCAGCACCGCCAGATGCACAGACTCGTGCGTCTGATCGCGCAGGTCCAGCAAGATCGGTCTGGCCGCACGACGAACCGTATTGGTACTGAGGAGGCCCGCGCCAAGTTCGGCTACCCGCAGGCTCAGTTGATATTTGTGGCTGTCCTCGTCCTGAATGAGCAAGCCCTCAGCAACGAGCGCGCTGACGATACGATGAACCGTTGATTTTGGCAAGCCGGTCAGTTCCGCCAGTTCGGTAATGCGCAGCAATCCCCGGCTCTGGAACGCAGAAAACACGGAGGCAACCCGGCGCACCGTCTGAACTGTGCCATTGCTCTCACCGTGCCGCATGGCCTGCCTCGCATTTCTGTTCCGTCCAGTGGAATTTTGTTCCATTATCGGTGTGAACAGAGTATACTTGCGGGCAAAGCTGCTGTCAAGAGTTCCTGGGAGGTGTTTCGTCATGGGCATCGCGCGCCGGATTCGCGTAGCGCGGGGTGAAGAGGCTGGTGATCTGATTCTTCGGAATGGTCAGCTTGTCAACGTCTGCTCTGGTGAAATCTATCCAGCCGATGTTGTCATCGTCGAAGGTGCTATCGCGGCCATTGGAGAGCCAGGGCAGTACGACGCTCCCGACTCCCGTGATCTCGGCGGGCGTTTTCTCGTGCCTGGCTTGATTGACGGGCATATGCACATCGAAAGCACAATGCTGACGCTTGCGCAGTTCGCGCAAGTTGTTGTCCCGCACGGCACCACCACAATCATCATAGATCCTCATGAATATGCCAATGTGATGGGCGTGGAGGGCATTCGCTACGCTCTGGCATCCGGGCGCAACCTCCCGCTTACCGTCTACGCGGTCCTCTCCTCCTGTGTGCCCGCTTCTCCGCTGGAAAGCCCACGTCAGGCGCTTTCCGCCGCCGATCTCTTGCCGCTCCTCGATGATGATCGGGTGCTGGGCCTGGCTGAGATGATGGATGTGCCAGGCGTCCTGCACGCTGAGCCGCAGGTACTGGCGAAAATTGAGGCGAGCAGAGCGCGCGGGCGCGTCGTGGATGGTCACGCGCCCGGTGTGCGCGGGCGCGACCTCAACGCCTATGCGGCTGCGGGGATCATGTCCGATCACGAAAGTACCGCGCTCGATGAGGCGCGTGAGAAACTGCGCCTGGGCATGTGGCTGATGGTCCGTGAAGGCTCAGCCGCCCGCAACCTGGAAGCCTTGCTCCCTCTGATCAAAGAACTCACCCCACCGCGCGCCTGCTTTGTCACCGATGACCGCGACCCGGTAGACCTGGTGAAGCGCGGTCATATTGATTCGATGGTACGCATGGCAATCGCTGGCGGCCTCAGCCCGATGCAGGCTATCCGCATGGGGTCGCTCAACACTGCGCAGTATTTCCGCATGGATGATCGCGGCGCGCTGGCGCCCGGCTACGTGGCCGACATCCTGGTCATAGATGATCTGGAGAGCTTTACCATTCAGGAAGTGTATAAAGAGGGCGTTCTGGTGGCGCAGGCTGGCAAGGCGCTCTTTACCGCGCCCGCCACCGAGGCCATGACAGCCAGCACTGTCCACACTGGCGCCATTCGCCCGGAACAGTTGCGTATCTCAGGCCACGAAGGCGATGTAGCCGTGATTGGCATTGAGCCAGGGCAGATCACCACGCTGCGCCTTACCGAAGCAGCGCCGCTGGCCGATGGGCAGCTTGTGAGCGATGTCTCGCGTGATCTGCTCAAGCTCGTCGTAGTAGAGCGCCATCATGCCAGCGGCCAGGTCGGCCTGGCGCTGGTCAAAGGCTTTGGACTGAAGAAGGGAGCCATTGCTTCCACCGTCGCCCACGACGCCCATAATCTGGTGATTGCTGGCACAAACGATGCTGACATTCTGCGGGCCATCGAAGCCATCAATGAGCTTGGGGGTGGCTTCGCGCTGGTCGTCGAGGGGGAGGTGCGCGCCAGTGTGCCGCTGCCGCTGGGCGGGCTGGTTTCGCCGCTGCCAGTCGCTGAACTTGTCAGCCAATTGCAAGCCCTCGACGCCGCTGCCGCCGAACTAGGCTGCGCCCTGGAACACCCCTTCATGACGCTCAGCTTCTTAAGCCTATCGGTCATACCATCGCTCAAGCTCACTGATCAAGGTTTGATTGATGTCACCGCCGCGCAGGTCGTGCCGCTGCAACAATAAAGAGGGACCAGAAATGCTCCTCAATGTCACTGAATATCATCGGCCAGAAACGATTGCCGAGGCGGTGCGCCTGCTGGCGCGGCCAGGCATCAAGACGGCTGCTCTTGCCGGAGGCACGCTGCTAGTTGGGCAGCGCGACGATGAACTTCGGGCGCTGGTAGACTTGCGCGCCCTCGGATTAAACACGATCAGCGAGCAAGGCTCACAAATGCGATTCGGCGCGATGCTGACGCTGCAAGCTCTGGTTGATTCACCGCTGGCACGCGCGATGGTCGGTGGCATCCTGGTGCAAGCCGCCGGAACATCGGCAGCACGCCTGATTCGTAACGCCGCCACGATTGGCGGCACGCTCGCCTCTGGCCCAGCCGCCAACGCCGACCTGCCCGTTGCCCTGGCCGCGCTGGATGCCCAGGCCCGTCTGATAGGCCAGGCAGAGCGCCTGGTTCCGGCAGAAACCGTCTTCGAGGAACGCCAGCCTGGAGAACTGCTGGTTGAAATCATCATCGAACGGCCCCCTGCCCATGCCGAAGGCGCGGGTGCGCGAGCGACCATCGGGAGCGAGACTGCGGGAACTGGGTTCCCGCAAGCGCCCGCCGCCGAAGGCGCGTTTGTGCGCGTGGCTCGCGCGCCCGACGACGTAGCCCTGGTTCACGCAGCGGCATTCTTGCTGATCCAGAGCGGCATCTGCCAGCAAGCGCGTGTAGCGGTTGGCGGCGCTGGCATGGCTTCTGCGCGTCTTCACGCAGCCGAGAGCCTGTTAGCAGGCCAGAGCATCACCCAGGAGCACATTGCCGCAGCCGTAGTGGCTGGCATAGATGCGTTTGCGCCTCCGCCTGATTTTCGCGCCAGCCCGGCCTACCGCCGCGATGTCGCCGCCACGTTGGCGCGCCGGGCGCTGGAACAATGCGCCGACGCTGCGCGCTGGAAGCAGTTGATGGGCAACAACAAAGCATAGTCGGAGGAACGCCAGGCATGTCTCTCGAAGAGAACAAAGCCATCATTCGCCGTGTCATTGAAGAGGTGGTCAACCTGGGAAACTTGAGTATCATCAACGAGATATTTACTGCTTCATTCGTTGATCGCTCTTCTCCCGACCAGCCAGCAGGCCCGGAGGGTGTCAGGGCTTTTATTTCATCGGTTCGCACCGGCTTCCCTGATCTTTCTGTCAAGATTGATGATCTGATTGCCGAGGGAGACAAAGTGGTCATTCGCACGACCTGGCAGGGGACGCATCAAGACACTTACGCGAAGAATGCGCCAACTGGCAAGCAGGTGTCACGAACTATGATCCAGATTTTCCGGCTGGCGGATGGCAAGATTGTCGAGGAGTGGAACGAAGGAACAGCATTATTATGATGACTCGCCTTGAAACCGCCCGCCTCTCACTCAGGCGGCCAACCGAAGACGATATACCAGTGCTGAGCGGCCTCTGGCGCGACGAACGGGTCCAGCAATATCTTGGAAGGGTACTCACCCAGGAGGCAGCGGAAGAGAGGGTTGCCAGGCTCCTCCAATCGTGGGATGAGCAGAACTTTGGCCTCTGGGCTGTCTACGAGCGAAACGCCAATATAGCTATTGGCCTTTGCGGCCTCTCCCCCTTGGAGGAGGTGGTTGAACTTTCCTACAAATTTGCTCCCGACTTTTGGGGGCGGGGATATGCGACAGAAGCAGCCACAGCCAGCCTTGATGAAGGCTTTCGCCGACTGGCCCTGGAGCGCATTGTAGGAATGACACAAAGCGCAAATACAGGCTCCCAGCGCGTCTTGGAAAAGCTCGGTATGCGCTTTGAGCGGTCCCTGCGAGCCTGGGATGCAGAACAGTATTTTTATCGCTTGAACCGGGACTATTGGCTACGCGATAGGCCGCAATCAACGCCAGCCCATAAGCAATCAAGTTAGTGAATCTCATAGCAAGGGGTAGCAGATATGCGCATCGGCTTGAATATAAATGGCGCGCGCCGCTCACTAGAAGTCGCGCCGGGCGCGCGCTTGCTAGAAGTCTTGCGCAGCGAAGGGCTGTTCAGCGTCAAATATGGGTGTGATACCGGCGAATGTGGCGTATGCGCTGTGCTGGTGGATGGCGTCCCTCGGAACACCTGCGTCATGCTGGCGGCACAGGCCGATGGCGCCGCGATCACGACGGTAGAAGGGTTGGGTACGCCGCGCCAGATGCACCCGCTGCAACAGGCGCTGGCCGATAACGGCTCTGTGCAGTGTGGCTACTGTATTCCGGCGATGGTTGTTGCTGCCCAGGCGCTCTTGAAAGAGACGCCCGATCCCACTGAGGAGCAGATTCGAGACGCCATCTCCGGCAATCTCTGCCGCTGTACTGGCTACCTCAAGCCCGTGCAGGCCATCCAGCGCGCCGCCGCTATCCTGCGCGGCGAAGCGCCGCCGCCCGCGTTTGGCGATAACGAAATATGGTCGCCTGGCCGATCAGCAGAACATGGTGAACACGAAGAAGGCAAACACAGCAGCGGCGAGAGCAGCCCTACCCATGACCCGCGCCGCGCCGCGCCAGATGATCTGGAGACAGAAGCAGCAGCCAGCGTCTCTACCCTGGCGCAGCCGAAAACATCGCTGCGAACAGTGGGCAAGGCCGAACGCAAAGTTGATGCGATAAAGCTGGCAACCGGCAAGCCCTGCTTTGTAGACGACATAGAACTGCGTGGCATGCTGCACGCAGCCCTGCTGACCAGTCCCCACGCCCACGCGCTCATTCGCCATATCAACGCCGCGAAAGCCAGGGCGCTCCCTGGCGTCCACGCTGTCCTGACACACAAAGACCTGCCGCGCATCCCATACACCACCGCAGGCCAATCCTGGCCGGAGCCGGGGCCACATGACCAGTACAGCCTGGATAACGTCGTGCGCTTCGTCGGTGATCGCGTTGCCATCGTTGCCGCCGAGACACCCGAAATTGCACAGCAGGCGCTTGATCTGATTGACGTAGACTACGATGTCTTGCCTGCCCTGCTGGACCCGCGCCGCGCAATGGACACAGATGCCCCTTGCATCCATCCTGAGCCAGACTCGTACCGGATTCACGACCCCTCTCGCAACCTGGCGGCGCGCATTGAGGCAAACGTTGGCAGCGTTGAGCAGGGCTTTGCTGAGGCTGATCTGGTCGTCGAGGGCGAATACATTGTCCCCCAGGTGCAGCAGACGCCGCTGGAGCCACATATCGTCATCACCTATTGGGACGAGGACGAGCGCCTGATCGTGCGCACCAGCACCCAGGTACCTTTTCACGTTCGGCGCATCATCGCCCCGATCATCGGTCTGCCGCCCCGGCGCATTCGCGTCATCAAGCCGCGCATCGGCGGCGGCTTTGGCGTTAAGCAAGAGGTTCTGATCGAAGACCTGGCTGCCCACCTGACTATTGCTACCGGCAGGCCCGTTCGCTTCGAGTATAGCCGCGCGCAAGAGTTTCGCAGCAGCCGCTCGCGCCACCCGCAGATTCTGAAGATGCGTACCGGCGTCAAGCTCGACGGCACGATGACCGCTAACGAGATGGTCGTGCTGGCAAACACCGGTGCATATGGCACGCACGCGCTGACCGTCCAGAGCAACACCGGCTCCAAGTCGCTGCCGCTCTATCGCGCGCCGAATATCCGCTTCGTGGCCGATGTGGTCTATACGAACCTGCCCCCGCCAGGGGCGTTTCGGGGCTACGGCGTGCCGCAGGGCATCTTTGCCCTGGAAAGCCACATGGATGAGGTTGCCAAAGCGTTGGGCATGGACGTGATTGCCTTCCGGCAGAAAAACTGGATACGCCAGGGCGATGAGAACCCGCTCTCTGTCGCGCTGGGCGAAGGCAAAGAGGGTCTGGCGCAGGTGATTCAGAGCTGCGGCCTGCCGGGCTGCATCGAAAAGGGCAAAGCGGCCATCGGCTGGGACGAGAAGCGCGGCCATCCGGGCGAAGGGCGCATCAAGCGCGGCGTTGGCGTCGCCATCGCCATGCACGGCACAGCTATTGCCGGGCTGGATATGGGCGGGGCCAGCATCAAGCTCAACGACGATGGCTCCTTTAACGTCCTGGTGGGCGCAACCGACCTGGGTACCGGCTCGGATACGGTGCTGGCGCAGATCGGCGCCGAAGTGCTGGGCGTCCCCATCTCCGACATTATCATTCACTCGTCTGATACCGACTTCACGCCCTTTGATACCGGCGCCTATGCCTCCAGCACCACCTACATCTCAGGCGGCGCAGTTAAGAAAGCGGCAGAGCAGGTACGCGAGCAAATCTGCGAAGTGGCCGGGCGCATGCTCAACGCTCCGCCAGCCATGCTGCGACTAGAGAACCGGCGCATCTATGCGCCCGATGGCCGCAGCGTCAGTATCTCCGATGTGGCGCTGCATTCGCTGCATGTCGAAAATCAGCATCAGATCATGGCAACCGCCTCCACCATGAGCTACGATTCGCCGCCGCCCTTTGCCGCGCAGTTCGCCGAAGTCGAAGTTGACAGCGAGACTGGCGCGGTGCGTGTCGTCAAGATGATCTCAGCCGTTGACTGTGGGCGTGCCATCAATCCCGCGACGGCTGAAGGCCAGATTGAAGGCGGCGCAACGCAGGCGCTCGGCTACGGTGTCTGCGAAGAGATGCGCTATGACGACCAGGGCGCGCTGCTGACCACCGACTTCACCACCTACCACATCTTCCGCGCCGACGAGATGCCCGCGATGGAAACCTATCTGGTGGAAACCAGCGACCCCTACGGCCCCTATGGAGCCAAGGCTGTCGCGGAAATCCCTATTGACGGCATGGCCCCGGCCATCGCCAACGCCGTCGCCGATGCCTTGGGAGTGCGCGTGCGTGAAGCCCCGCTGACGCCGGAACGAGTGTGGCAGGCAATGAGAGAGGGCGCTGGCGATAAATGATTGTACGTTTACTCACAGAAGAAGATATAGAAGCGCTTTGGAGTGTCCGCTTGCGCTCCCTTCAAGATAATCCAGAAGCATTTGGCTCAACCTATGAGGAAACGCTTGGGCGGGGCAAAGAGAATATGCGTCAACGGCTGCTGAAGCCGCATGCAGAAACCTTTTATATCGGCGCGTTTGAGGAAAGCCTGGTGGGTATCGTCGGCTACTTTCGTGAATCAGGAGTAAAAGGCCAGCACAAGGGCTACATCATCAGCATGTATGTGACCCCTGAGCAGCGTGGGCATGGCATTGGCAAGGCTCTGGTAGCTGAAGCTATCGCTCAGGCGCGCAAGGTAACCGGACTTGAACAACTCCTACTCGCTGTCGTCACCAGCAATACAGCCGCTCGCCGATTGTATCTATCCCTTGGCTTTCAACCCTATGGTCTGGAACCACGCGCGCTGAAACGCGGCGAGCAGTATTGGGATGAAGAACTGATGATCTTGCCCTTGCAGTGACCTCTACGTACAGGAAGAACGGGCCATGCCAGATACGCTTATCGTCAACGCAACTATCGCCACGCTCGGCCAGCCCAGCGAACTCATCGAGGATGGGGCGCTGCTCGTGCGTGATGGGTTGATCGCGGCTATCGGCAAGACGGCTGATTTGCACGCGCAGCACCCCGAAGCTGACTTCGTGGATGAGCGCGGCGGGCTGGTGCTGCCTGGGTTTCTCTGCGCCCATACCCATTTTTATGGCGCGTTTGCGCGCGGCATGGCAGTTCCAGGCGAGCCGCCCAAAAACTTCCCTGAGATTCTGGAGCGGCTCTGGTGGCGGCTGGATAAGCTGCTCACACTCGAAGATACTCGCGCCAGCGCCGACATCTTCATGGCCGATGCCATCCGACACGGCACAACCTGCGTCATTGACCACCATGCCAGCCCCAACGCCGTTGATGGCAGCCTGGATGTGATTGCCGAGTCGGTTGAGCAGGCGGGCATCCGCGCCTGCCTGGCCTATGAGGTTTCTGACCGCGATGGGCCAGTTATCACCGAGGCAGGCATCCGCGAAAACGAACGCTTCATTCGCTCACTGCACGAACGCCCATCCGGCAGGCGAGCCATGCTTGCTGGCAGCTTTGGCCTGCACGCTTCGTTCACCCTCAGCCCAAAATCGCTGGAACGCTGCGCCGCGCTGGGGCTGGCCCTGGGCGTGGGCTTTCATATCCATGTCGCTGAAGACGCCTGCGACGAAGAAGACAGCCTGGCAACGTATGGCGTGCGCACAGTAGAGCGCCTGGAACGCAGCGATATTCTAGGGCCGCTGAGCATCGCCGCGCATTGCGTGCATGTCAACAGTGGCGAAATCAGGCGGTTGGCGCACACACGAACCCATGTCGTACATAACGCGCGCTCGAATATGAACAACGCGGTGGGCGTGGCTCCCGTACAGCAGATGCGCGAAGCTGGCGTCAATGTTGGGCTGGGCAACGACGGCTTCAGCATGAATATGCTGCAAGAAATGAAGACCGCCTATCTCATGCCAAAGCTGGCCGGGCGCGATCCGCGCCTGATGGGCGGCGATGTTGTCATGGATATGGCTTTTGCCAGCAGCGCGCGCATCGCTGAATCCGTCTTCCGGCCCTTTGCAGAGACGCCGGAGCATTTCTTCGGCGAACTGCGCCCTGGCGCGGCGGCTGATCTGGTAATTCTGGACTATAACGCGCCCACACCGCTGACGGCTGGCAATCTGCCCTGGCACCTGATATTTGGCGCAGACGGAACCCATGTCCGCGATACGATGGTCGCTGGCCGCTGGCTGATGCGTGACCGGCGCTTGCTAACGCTCGACGAAGAGCGCATCATGGCCCGCGCCCGCGAATTATCGGCAAAGCTGTGGGCAAGGATGGAATGAAGGAGGAGTGCTGCATGAATGGGTGGGAAAACTTTTTCATCGCTGAGGTTGGCGCGTCGGCGGCCCTGACGGGGCTGATCTTCGTTGGGGTCTCAATCAACCTGGCGAAGATCATCGCCTATCCAGGGCTGCCAGGCCGCGCCTCTGAGGCTCTGGTGGTGCTGCTGGCGGTGCTTATCACGTCTTCGCTGCTGCTAGTTCCCAGCCAATCATTGACACTTGTTGGCATCGAGGTACTGGCGGTCGGTCTGGTTGCCTGGGGAGCAACTATCGCACTCCAACAGCATAGCTGGCGGCAGTTCGAGGCCCAATACCGGCGACCTTTCATCATGCAGGTTGCTCTGAATCAAATTGCGACAGTGCCATTGATAATCTCAGGCATTGTGATATTGACCAAGGGGGCGAGCGGTCTTTACTGGCTTGTTTTTGGCTTCATATTCTGCTTCCTCGCTGCGCTTTTGGACGCCTGGGTGCTGCTGGTTGAGATCAATCGCTAAAAACAAATAACCATAAAACCTAAGAAAAAAGGAGCATACAATGGCTCTGGCGAGCGATATTGACAAGATCAAGCATGAACTGGCAAAACACCAGGATGACATGATCACCTTTCTGCGCGAAATTATCAGAATCCCCAGTTATGATAGCCAGCTTGGCCCAATAACAGATGTCGTTGGCGCGCGCATGCGCGAACTGGGCTTTGACGAAGTGCGACGCGATACGATGGGCAATATTCTTGGCCGCGTGGGCTATGGGCCGCGCGTGATGGTCTACGACAGCCATATTGATACGGTGGGCATCGCAGACCGCAGCCAATGGCAGTGGGATCCCTTTGAGGGCAAGGTGGAAGATGGCATTATCTATGGCCTGG
This portion of the Ktedonobacterales bacterium genome encodes:
- a CDS encoding molybdopterin cofactor-binding domain-containing protein, producing the protein MRIGLNINGARRSLEVAPGARLLEVLRSEGLFSVKYGCDTGECGVCAVLVDGVPRNTCVMLAAQADGAAITTVEGLGTPRQMHPLQQALADNGSVQCGYCIPAMVVAAQALLKETPDPTEEQIRDAISGNLCRCTGYLKPVQAIQRAAAILRGEAPPPAFGDNEIWSPGRSAEHGEHEEGKHSSGESSPTHDPRRAAPDDLETEAAASVSTLAQPKTSLRTVGKAERKVDAIKLATGKPCFVDDIELRGMLHAALLTSPHAHALIRHINAAKARALPGVHAVLTHKDLPRIPYTTAGQSWPEPGPHDQYSLDNVVRFVGDRVAIVAAETPEIAQQALDLIDVDYDVLPALLDPRRAMDTDAPCIHPEPDSYRIHDPSRNLAARIEANVGSVEQGFAEADLVVEGEYIVPQVQQTPLEPHIVITYWDEDERLIVRTSTQVPFHVRRIIAPIIGLPPRRIRVIKPRIGGGFGVKQEVLIEDLAAHLTIATGRPVRFEYSRAQEFRSSRSRHPQILKMRTGVKLDGTMTANEMVVLANTGAYGTHALTVQSNTGSKSLPLYRAPNIRFVADVVYTNLPPPGAFRGYGVPQGIFALESHMDEVAKALGMDVIAFRQKNWIRQGDENPLSVALGEGKEGLAQVIQSCGLPGCIEKGKAAIGWDEKRGHPGEGRIKRGVGVAIAMHGTAIAGLDMGGASIKLNDDGSFNVLVGATDLGTGSDTVLAQIGAEVLGVPISDIIIHSSDTDFTPFDTGAYASSTTYISGGAVKKAAEQVREQICEVAGRMLNAPPAMLRLENRRIYAPDGRSVSISDVALHSLHVENQHQIMATASTMSYDSPPPFAAQFAEVEVDSETGAVRVVKMISAVDCGRAINPATAEGQIEGGATQALGYGVCEEMRYDDQGALLTTDFTTYHIFRADEMPAMETYLVETSDPYGPYGAKAVAEIPIDGMAPAIANAVADALGVRVREAPLTPERVWQAMREGAGDK
- a CDS encoding GNAT family N-acetyltransferase; the protein is MIVRLLTEEDIEALWSVRLRSLQDNPEAFGSTYEETLGRGKENMRQRLLKPHAETFYIGAFEESLVGIVGYFRESGVKGQHKGYIISMYVTPEQRGHGIGKALVAEAIAQARKVTGLEQLLLAVVTSNTAARRLYLSLGFQPYGLEPRALKRGEQYWDEELMILPLQ
- the ssnA gene encoding putative aminohydrolase SsnA; its protein translation is MPDTLIVNATIATLGQPSELIEDGALLVRDGLIAAIGKTADLHAQHPEADFVDERGGLVLPGFLCAHTHFYGAFARGMAVPGEPPKNFPEILERLWWRLDKLLTLEDTRASADIFMADAIRHGTTCVIDHHASPNAVDGSLDVIAESVEQAGIRACLAYEVSDRDGPVITEAGIRENERFIRSLHERPSGRRAMLAGSFGLHASFTLSPKSLERCAALGLALGVGFHIHVAEDACDEEDSLATYGVRTVERLERSDILGPLSIAAHCVHVNSGEIRRLAHTRTHVVHNARSNMNNAVGVAPVQQMREAGVNVGLGNDGFSMNMLQEMKTAYLMPKLAGRDPRLMGGDVVMDMAFASSARIAESVFRPFAETPEHFFGELRPGAAADLVILDYNAPTPLTAGNLPWHLIFGADGTHVRDTMVAGRWLMRDRRLLTLDEERIMARARELSAKLWARME